From Pseudomonas sp. CCI4.2, one genomic window encodes:
- a CDS encoding helix-turn-helix domain-containing protein has protein sequence MNEMGARLRQERKRLGYSQREMGLLGGVAANAQGKYESGERVPKADYLAALASEGLDVLYVLTNQRSTGTAVDTLLKQVAQVDEPDAVFKEVKHAVRHLLLRIEELSSSYVQNGKPVRTLHDRAVDRVSE, from the coding sequence ATGAACGAGATGGGTGCGAGACTCAGGCAAGAGCGCAAGCGGCTGGGGTATTCACAACGAGAAATGGGTCTTCTGGGCGGCGTTGCGGCCAATGCGCAGGGTAAGTACGAAAGCGGTGAGCGGGTGCCGAAGGCGGATTACCTGGCGGCGCTGGCGAGCGAAGGATTAGATGTTTTGTATGTGTTGACCAACCAACGGAGTACCGGGACTGCTGTTGATACCCTGCTGAAACAGGTGGCGCAGGTGGATGAGCCCGATGCGGTATTTAAAGAAGTTAAACATGCGGTGCGCCATCTACTGCTCCGGATTGAAGAGCTGTCCAGTAGTTACGTTCAGAATGGAAAGCCTGTTCGTACGTTGCATGACCGCGCCGTAGACAGGGTGAGCGAGTAG
- a CDS encoding excinuclease ABC subunit UvrA: MTSQRNTPDDQALSAVSVNTSPLNSSGFVRVRGAREHNLKNVDVDIPRDALVVFTGVSGSGKSSLAFSTLYAEAQRRYFESVAPYARRLIDQVGVPDVDSIEGLPPAVALQQQRGTPSTRSSVGSVTTLSSLVRMLYSRAGSYPAGQPMLYAEDFSPNTPQGACPDCHGLGRVYEVTEQTMVPDDTLTIRQRAVASWPTAWQGQNQRDILVTLGYDVDIPWRDLPKKQRDWILFTEETPTAPVYAGLSPLETQQALKRKLEPSYQGTFTGARRYVLHTFAHSQSALMKKRVARFMIGSQCPLCSGKRLTVEALSVKFAGYDIGELSQMPLLQLAEVLRPVADNAFVEVPTDNRVLSKRQIEAARQQRLAKGGSAHGAAPDVRLTPNLSVEKRLAAQRIAHDLLARVSTLTDLGLGYLALERSTPTLSSGELQRLRLATQLGSQLFGVIYVLDEPSAGLHPADGEALFGALQRLKAAGNSLFVVEHDIETMRRADWLIDVGPAAGEHGGHVLYSGPPAGLAHIAASQTRPHLFAAQAPHRQIRRETKDWLRLEGVTRNNLNNVSAAFPLGCFTAVTGISGSGKSSLVSQALLELVGTHLGRTLADVEQEELSLEDDAPQVSSGQVTAGLASIRRLVKVDQKPIGRTPRSNLATYTGLFDSVRKLFAATPDAKHKHYDAGQFSFNVAKGRCPACEGEGFVSVELLFMPSVYAPCPTCHGARYNQDTLQISWQGLNIAQVLQLTVEEAVTVFAEQPSVLRSLTVLRDIGLGYLRLGQPATELSGGEAQRIKLATELQRVQRGSTLYVLDEPTTGLHPCDVDRLLTQLNSLVDAGHTVIVVEHEMRVVAQSDWVIDIGPGAGDEGGRLVACGTPEAVVGVKASRTAPFLANILSGSNTVLKN, encoded by the coding sequence ATGACTTCGCAGCGCAACACCCCTGACGATCAAGCCTTATCAGCCGTTTCGGTAAACACCTCACCGCTAAACAGCTCGGGTTTCGTCCGGGTGCGCGGTGCGCGGGAGCACAACTTGAAAAACGTGGATGTCGATATTCCGCGTGATGCGTTGGTGGTGTTTACCGGTGTCTCGGGTTCAGGCAAATCGTCCCTGGCGTTTTCCACCCTGTATGCCGAGGCGCAGCGGCGCTACTTCGAGTCAGTGGCGCCTTATGCACGACGCTTGATTGATCAAGTGGGCGTGCCCGATGTTGATTCCATCGAAGGCTTGCCCCCCGCTGTAGCATTGCAACAACAACGCGGCACCCCGAGCACACGCTCGTCGGTGGGCAGCGTGACCACCCTGTCGAGCCTGGTACGGATGCTCTATTCCCGGGCAGGCAGTTATCCGGCCGGGCAACCGATGCTTTACGCCGAAGACTTTTCGCCGAATACACCCCAGGGCGCCTGCCCCGATTGCCATGGGTTGGGCCGGGTGTACGAGGTCACCGAGCAGACGATGGTGCCGGACGATACGCTGACCATTCGCCAGCGCGCCGTGGCGTCATGGCCCACCGCTTGGCAAGGACAAAACCAGCGCGACATCCTGGTCACCCTCGGTTATGACGTCGATATCCCTTGGCGCGATTTGCCGAAAAAGCAGCGTGACTGGATTCTGTTCACCGAAGAAACCCCCACCGCCCCGGTGTATGCCGGACTGTCGCCACTAGAAACCCAACAGGCCTTAAAACGTAAACTTGAACCCAGTTATCAAGGCACGTTTACCGGTGCCCGGCGCTACGTCCTGCACACTTTTGCCCACTCACAAAGTGCACTGATGAAAAAGCGTGTGGCGCGCTTCATGATCGGCAGCCAATGCCCGCTGTGCTCGGGCAAGCGCCTCACCGTGGAAGCGTTGTCTGTCAAGTTTGCCGGCTACGACATCGGTGAACTCTCGCAAATGCCGTTGTTGCAGCTGGCCGAGGTCTTGCGTCCAGTGGCGGACAATGCCTTTGTTGAGGTCCCCACTGACAACCGTGTACTGAGCAAACGGCAGATCGAAGCTGCCCGTCAACAACGCTTGGCCAAAGGCGGCTCGGCGCATGGAGCCGCACCAGATGTCCGGCTGACACCCAATTTGTCCGTGGAAAAACGCTTGGCGGCGCAGCGTATCGCCCACGACTTGCTGGCGAGGGTCAGCACCCTGACCGATTTGGGCCTTGGCTATCTGGCGCTGGAACGTAGCACCCCAACCCTTTCATCCGGCGAGCTACAGCGTTTACGCTTGGCAACGCAGCTGGGCTCTCAATTATTCGGTGTGATCTACGTGCTGGATGAGCCCTCGGCAGGTTTGCACCCGGCTGACGGTGAAGCCTTGTTTGGCGCGTTGCAGCGACTGAAAGCGGCCGGCAATTCGCTGTTTGTGGTCGAGCACGATATCGAAACCATGCGTCGGGCTGATTGGTTGATCGACGTCGGCCCTGCGGCGGGAGAACATGGCGGTCATGTGCTGTACAGCGGACCGCCCGCCGGGCTGGCCCACATCGCAGCCTCACAAACGCGCCCGCACCTGTTTGCTGCACAGGCGCCCCATCGTCAAATTCGTCGAGAAACCAAAGACTGGCTTCGACTTGAGGGCGTTACCCGCAATAATTTGAATAACGTATCGGCGGCGTTTCCCCTGGGTTGCTTCACCGCCGTTACCGGGATTTCCGGCTCGGGCAAATCGAGCTTGGTCAGCCAGGCATTGCTGGAGCTGGTGGGCACGCATCTGGGCCGAACCTTGGCGGATGTCGAACAGGAAGAACTCAGCCTGGAAGACGATGCTCCGCAAGTCAGCAGCGGTCAGGTGACGGCCGGATTGGCATCCATCCGGCGACTGGTAAAGGTCGATCAAAAACCTATCGGTCGTACACCGCGTTCGAACCTGGCGACCTACACCGGGCTGTTTGACAGCGTTCGTAAGCTGTTCGCGGCGACGCCCGACGCCAAACATAAACACTACGACGCGGGGCAGTTCTCCTTCAATGTCGCCAAAGGGCGCTGCCCTGCGTGCGAAGGCGAAGGCTTTGTCAGTGTGGAGTTGTTGTTCATGCCCAGCGTTTATGCACCCTGCCCGACCTGTCACGGCGCCCGCTATAACCAGGACACCCTTCAAATCAGCTGGCAGGGTTTGAACATTGCGCAAGTGCTGCAACTGACAGTAGAGGAAGCCGTGACGGTATTTGCCGAACAACCGAGCGTGCTGCGTTCCCTGACAGTCCTGCGTGACATCGGCCTCGGCTATTTAAGACTCGGTCAACCGGCGACCGAACTTTCTGGAGGCGAAGCGCAACGCATTAAACTGGCGACCGAGTTGCAACGTGTCCAACGCGGGTCCACGCTGTACGTCCTTGATGAACCCACTACCGGCCTGCACCCCTGCGACGTTGACCGCTTGCTTACACAGCTCAACAGCCTGGTCGACGCGGGCCATACGGTAATTGTTGTCGAACATGAAATGCGCGTTGTTGCACAAAGCGATTGGGTGATAGACATCGGCCCTGGTGCGGGCGATGAAGGCGGCAGGCTGGTCGCCTGCGGTACGCCGGAAGCCGTGGTCGGCGTCAAAGCGAGCCGGACGGCGCCCTTTCTGGCCAACATATTGTCGGGCAGTAATACTGTTTTAAAAAATTAG
- a CDS encoding helix-turn-helix domain-containing protein: MNSQTRGIGVRLRKERERLGLSQKAFGQRGGVATNAQSNYENGTRYPKSEYFVAVAETGIDILFVLTGKATPPCSYDLSQDEESVLISFRSLQRQDQEALSRLTTTIAGLLTASSKNESIARE, from the coding sequence ATGAACAGCCAGACGAGAGGAATCGGTGTGCGGCTTAGAAAAGAACGTGAGCGCTTAGGACTGTCCCAAAAAGCATTTGGACAGCGGGGCGGCGTCGCGACTAACGCACAAAGTAATTACGAAAACGGAACTCGCTATCCAAAGTCTGAATACTTTGTGGCTGTTGCAGAAACCGGCATCGACATATTGTTCGTCTTGACGGGTAAGGCGACACCACCTTGCTCCTATGATTTGAGTCAGGACGAAGAGTCAGTGCTGATCAGTTTTAGATCGCTTCAGCGCCAAGACCAAGAAGCGCTGAGCCGTTTGACCACGACTATTGCTGGACTCCTGACGGCATCATCAAAAAACGAATCAATTGCGCGGGAGTGA
- a CDS encoding potassium channel family protein has protein sequence MIAVTLVNLVVIITAVMIHYECLLRMNLMLSKLTGRHRFRIVLGVLGAMLAHALEVWCFALTYYFIIQFGDWGGLQGQFDGSLLDCAYFSFTTFTTIGFGDIHPVGHIKFLTGLEALTGLMLITWTASFLFLEMQKYWKPER, from the coding sequence ATGATTGCGGTGACCCTGGTCAATTTGGTTGTAATTATTACTGCTGTGATGATCCATTATGAGTGCCTGTTGCGGATGAACTTGATGTTATCCAAGCTCACCGGGCGGCATCGTTTTCGGATCGTATTGGGTGTTCTTGGCGCGATGTTGGCCCATGCGCTGGAAGTCTGGTGCTTTGCGCTGACTTACTACTTCATCATTCAATTCGGTGATTGGGGCGGCTTGCAGGGTCAATTCGACGGCAGCCTGCTCGACTGCGCGTACTTTTCTTTTACTACTTTTACAACCATCGGCTTCGGCGATATTCATCCCGTCGGCCACATCAAGTTCCTCACTGGGCTTGAGGCGCTGACAGGGCTCATGCTGATCACGTGGACGGCGTCATTTTTGTTTCTGGAGATGCAAAAATACTGGAAGCCCGAACGCTGA
- a CDS encoding diguanylate cyclase, with amino-acid sequence MGSLGRKRDQDILIEVQVRTDRLHQLFRQSASAVFGSLLGALMLCGLCWDRFDHTVIVWWIAVLTASSLLRISMFFFYFRSPVSERTPQRWERRYWVTLTLSAGIWGVGALAVMPATDLLAQVLVILFTVGMSVSAVACYSAYRAMTLVSIGLVLLPCTLWLLFQPSGLQLGIALAVLVFSSFVVSATRRLSDALETAFRLTREMEQAHSISTHAAQTDELTGLKNRRAFFDNAQQLHNYCKRNKLPLCALMLDMDHFKLINDTYGHQVGDQVLRQIGGVISTSFREADVCGRLGGEEFAVLLPDTSIETALGVAEQLIQTIAGLKAEPVNYITASLGVASTHVGDKDLHNLMNSADKALYRAKALGRNQVVVAD; translated from the coding sequence ATGGGTAGCCTAGGACGTAAGCGGGACCAGGATATCCTCATAGAGGTGCAGGTACGAACGGATCGATTGCATCAGTTATTTCGCCAATCAGCGTCGGCAGTTTTCGGCAGTTTACTGGGTGCGCTGATGTTGTGCGGGCTGTGCTGGGACCGTTTTGACCACACCGTCATTGTTTGGTGGATAGCCGTATTGACGGCTTCGTCGCTGCTGCGTATCTCGATGTTTTTTTTCTATTTTCGCAGTCCTGTCAGTGAGCGTACGCCTCAGCGCTGGGAGCGGAGATACTGGGTTACGCTCACATTGTCCGCTGGCATTTGGGGCGTGGGTGCATTAGCCGTCATGCCAGCCACCGACCTGCTGGCGCAGGTACTGGTTATATTGTTTACCGTTGGAATGTCTGTTAGCGCTGTGGCTTGCTACTCCGCCTATCGCGCCATGACCTTAGTGTCGATTGGGTTGGTGTTGTTGCCCTGCACCCTATGGCTACTGTTTCAGCCCTCAGGGTTACAACTCGGTATCGCGTTAGCCGTTCTCGTATTCTCTTCATTTGTGGTCAGCGCTACACGCAGGCTCTCCGATGCATTGGAAACGGCCTTCCGCTTAACCCGTGAAATGGAGCAGGCGCATAGTATTTCCACTCATGCGGCGCAGACCGACGAGTTGACCGGCCTGAAAAATCGCCGCGCTTTTTTCGACAATGCTCAGCAGTTGCATAACTATTGCAAGCGAAACAAGTTGCCGTTGTGCGCCTTGATGTTGGATATGGACCACTTCAAACTTATCAACGATACCTACGGTCATCAGGTCGGAGATCAGGTGCTGCGTCAAATTGGTGGAGTCATCAGCACGTCGTTTCGCGAAGCGGATGTCTGCGGCAGGCTGGGGGGAGAGGAGTTTGCGGTTCTGCTTCCTGATACATCCATTGAGACCGCACTTGGCGTTGCTGAGCAACTCATTCAGACAATCGCTGGATTGAAGGCTGAGCCAGTGAACTACATAACGGCCAGCCTGGGTGTTGCCTCAACGCATGTGGGTGATAAAGACCTGCACAACTTGATGAACAGTGCAGACAAAGCGTTGTATCGAGCAAAGGCGCTGGGGCGTAATCAGGTGGTTGTCGCCGACTGA
- a CDS encoding helix-turn-helix domain-containing protein, with the protein MNIKPIHNDEDLHAAFKRLESIFQAEAGTPEADEMEALVTLIEVYENKYYPIQSADPIEAIKFRMDQQGLTPRDLEQYIGPSGRVSEVLNGKRRLSLKMIKRLHEGLRIPYESLLAGAA; encoded by the coding sequence ATGAATATTAAGCCTATCCATAACGACGAAGACCTTCATGCCGCCTTCAAGCGTCTTGAGTCAATCTTTCAGGCCGAAGCCGGAACGCCGGAAGCTGACGAGATGGAGGCTCTTGTGACCCTGATCGAGGTCTATGAGAACAAGTACTATCCGATCCAATCCGCCGATCCGATCGAGGCGATCAAATTCCGTATGGATCAACAGGGTCTGACCCCGCGCGATCTAGAACAGTACATTGGGCCAAGCGGTCGCGTTTCGGAGGTTCTGAATGGCAAGCGGCGCTTGAGTTTGAAAATGATTAAGCGTCTGCACGAAGGGCTGCGAATTCCTTACGAGTCGCTCCTCGCTGGAGCTGCTTAA
- a CDS encoding type II toxin-antitoxin system HigB family toxin has protein sequence MRVIAKRKLVKFREVPGHDDAEASLESWHHTALRAIWKTPQDVKDQIGNASVCGNNRVVFNIGGNKYRLVVEMQYRAGIVWVKFIGNHRRYDEIDVETINEY, from the coding sequence ATGCGGGTTATTGCCAAAAGAAAGCTGGTGAAATTCCGGGAGGTCCCTGGACATGACGACGCTGAAGCATCTCTAGAAAGCTGGCATCACACCGCCTTAAGGGCCATCTGGAAGACGCCTCAGGACGTAAAGGACCAGATTGGTAACGCTAGCGTATGCGGCAATAACCGCGTGGTGTTCAATATCGGTGGTAACAAGTATCGGCTGGTTGTCGAGATGCAGTATAGAGCAGGCATTGTCTGGGTAAAATTCATCGGAAACCACCGGCGCTACGATGAGATAGATGTGGAGACGATCAATGAATATTAA
- a CDS encoding sulfite exporter TauE/SafE family protein, protein MSLLILAAFGCLTGVTTVLFGFGGGFVVVPLVYHVLISGHSPGEPGYDSAMQIAVATSTAVMVISASMATFKQHRAAKLVHGYIWPLVGYIALGSVAGALLASAMSSNGVRIAFMVYLGLTIADCLFREGFLQSAGHTKRTVPAIPIKGVTIGTVATLLGVGGSVMTVPLMRRAGLSMAQSSALANPLSMPVALIGSLMYAVTGQLETAGINSGFLGYIYLPAFGLLTVGSLIGVRLTLPFAGRIPDKLHAHIYVALLILVLLALGIS, encoded by the coding sequence ATGAGCCTTTTAATCCTCGCAGCCTTTGGCTGCTTGACTGGAGTGACCACTGTGCTGTTCGGGTTCGGCGGCGGCTTTGTGGTCGTGCCGCTGGTATATCACGTGTTGATTTCCGGTCACAGTCCGGGCGAGCCTGGTTATGACTCTGCGATGCAAATCGCGGTGGCCACTTCAACGGCCGTTATGGTGATCAGCGCATCGATGGCAACGTTCAAACAGCATCGGGCTGCAAAACTTGTTCATGGCTACATCTGGCCGCTGGTAGGTTACATCGCACTTGGTTCGGTGGCTGGAGCATTGCTGGCCAGTGCAATGAGCAGTAACGGTGTCCGGATAGCGTTCATGGTTTACCTGGGGCTGACCATCGCGGACTGCCTGTTTCGCGAGGGTTTTTTACAGAGCGCAGGTCACACCAAAAGGACTGTGCCTGCGATACCTATCAAAGGTGTCACTATCGGAACGGTTGCTACTCTGCTGGGCGTAGGGGGCAGCGTTATGACCGTGCCGCTAATGCGCAGAGCCGGTTTGAGCATGGCTCAATCATCGGCACTGGCGAACCCTTTGAGCATGCCAGTAGCGCTAATAGGATCGCTGATGTACGCAGTTACCGGGCAACTCGAAACGGCGGGAATTAACAGCGGTTTTCTGGGTTACATCTATCTCCCCGCATTTGGCTTATTGACCGTCGGTTCGTTGATCGGCGTTCGCCTGACACTACCTTTTGCAGGGAGGATCCCGGACAAGCTGCATGCACACATTTACGTTGCGCTGCTCATACTTGTCTTGTTAGCGCTTGGTATCAGTTAG
- a CDS encoding helix-turn-helix transcriptional regulator, whose product MHNASIAILDSTPRNVVAISTDYDLGHRLPMHSHRRAQLLYGSKGVMQVTTSLGTWVVPPQRAVWIPPQVPHEVLFIGVTTHSLYIEPDESLINQGQCQVIEVSALMRHLLQEAVDLPYEYEEEGRDGVVISLLLHEIQRANELPLHIPMPTHERLLASCQTFLMTPDINLSPQQLADSLFMSVRTFTRLFREQTGLSFGQWRQRACVVLALSRLADGHSVTTVALEMGYESPAAFATMFRRVLGQAPSVYLIN is encoded by the coding sequence ATGCACAATGCTTCCATCGCCATTCTAGATTCCACCCCTCGTAACGTTGTGGCTATCAGCACAGACTACGACCTTGGGCATCGTCTACCGATGCACAGCCATCGGCGCGCTCAATTGCTCTATGGATCGAAAGGCGTCATGCAGGTAACTACGAGCCTTGGCACATGGGTGGTGCCACCACAACGCGCGGTGTGGATACCGCCGCAGGTACCCCATGAAGTGCTCTTTATTGGCGTAACGACTCACAGTTTGTACATCGAGCCCGACGAATCACTGATCAATCAAGGACAATGCCAAGTGATCGAGGTGAGCGCATTAATGCGCCATCTGCTTCAGGAGGCCGTGGATTTGCCTTATGAGTACGAAGAGGAAGGTCGAGACGGCGTGGTGATCAGTCTTCTGTTGCACGAAATACAACGTGCAAACGAACTCCCTTTGCATATCCCTATGCCCACACATGAGCGGTTGCTGGCAAGCTGTCAAACCTTTCTGATGACGCCGGATATCAACCTGTCTCCCCAACAACTGGCTGATTCGTTATTCATGAGTGTGCGGACATTCACTCGCCTTTTTCGGGAACAAACCGGCCTTAGCTTTGGGCAATGGCGTCAACGAGCATGCGTCGTTCTGGCACTTTCACGACTGGCCGACGGCCACAGCGTCACCACCGTTGCCCTAGAAATGGGGTATGAAAGCCCCGCCGCGTTCGCGACCATGTTTCGCCGGGTATTGGGACAGGCACCTTCGGTGTACCTTATTAATTAG
- a CDS encoding methyl-accepting chemotaxis protein, whose product MLAQVRNLTAYTGELRTMAAEVAAIAAQTNLLALNAAIEAARAGEAGRGFAVVADAVRTLSSQSSETGQKMSAKVDIINGAITQLVQAASSSSDHDNDSVASSETSIQRVLERFKSITGRLSDSATLLQQESVGIHDEVTEVLVSLQFQDRVSQILAHVRDNMQALHGQLQASRKTPGQPTEIDAGAWLAEMELTYATDEQRHNHRGGTASPGAKPATTAEITFF is encoded by the coding sequence ATGCTGGCGCAGGTTCGCAACCTCACCGCGTACACCGGCGAGCTGCGCACCATGGCCGCCGAAGTGGCGGCGATTGCTGCACAAACCAATTTGCTGGCCCTGAACGCAGCCATCGAAGCAGCCCGCGCCGGGGAAGCAGGACGTGGCTTCGCGGTGGTGGCCGATGCCGTGCGCACGCTGTCGAGCCAATCCAGCGAAACCGGTCAGAAAATGTCGGCCAAGGTCGACATCATCAATGGCGCGATCACCCAATTGGTCCAGGCAGCCTCCAGCAGCTCCGACCATGACAACGACTCTGTGGCCAGTTCCGAAACCAGCATCCAGCGGGTGCTTGAACGTTTCAAAAGCATCACCGGGCGTCTGTCGGACTCGGCCACCTTGCTACAACAGGAAAGTGTCGGCATTCACGACGAGGTGACCGAAGTGCTGGTCAGCTTGCAGTTCCAGGACCGGGTCAGCCAGATCCTCGCCCACGTGCGCGACAACATGCAGGCATTGCACGGCCAGCTTCAGGCATCACGAAAAACTCCGGGGCAGCCCACTGAGATCGACGCAGGTGCGTGGCTGGCTGAAATGGAACTCACCTACGCCACCGACGAACAACGCCACAACCACCGTGGCGGCACCGCATCGCCCGGGGCAAAGCCTGCAACCACCGCTGAAATCACTTTTTTCTAG
- a CDS encoding response regulator yields the protein MAKNVMVVDDSSSVRQVVSITLKSAGYDVIEASDGKDALSKLTGQKVHLIISDVNMPNMDGITFVKEVKKLANYKFTPIIMLTTESQESKKAEGQAAGARAWVVKPFQPAQMLAAVAKLIMP from the coding sequence ATGGCTAAAAACGTAATGGTCGTCGACGACTCGAGCAGTGTCCGCCAAGTCGTCAGCATTACTTTAAAAAGTGCTGGCTACGACGTCATCGAAGCCAGTGACGGCAAGGACGCCCTGAGCAAACTGACCGGTCAAAAAGTCCATTTGATCATCAGCGACGTAAACATGCCGAACATGGATGGCATCACTTTCGTCAAAGAAGTGAAGAAGCTGGCCAACTACAAGTTCACCCCCATCATCATGCTCACCACCGAATCCCAGGAATCGAAGAAGGCCGAAGGTCAGGCTGCCGGCGCACGCGCCTGGGTGGTCAAGCCCTTCCAGCCCGCGCAAATGCTCGCGGCCGTCGCCAAACTGATCATGCCCTGA
- a CDS encoding STAS domain-containing protein, with protein MPIIHDTNASIAHWRIEGEMTIYTAAELATQLLPLLTPPSDLEIDLSHVTEMDSAGLQLLMLAKRETVQSGRPLRLIKHSQAVLDTFELCDLAAYFGDPLVLAANSH; from the coding sequence ATGCCGATCATTCACGACACCAACGCGAGTATTGCGCATTGGCGGATAGAGGGCGAGATGACCATCTACACCGCCGCCGAACTTGCGACCCAGCTATTGCCGCTGCTGACACCGCCCAGCGACCTCGAAATTGATCTGTCCCACGTCACCGAAATGGACAGCGCAGGCCTGCAATTGCTGATGCTCGCCAAGCGCGAAACCGTGCAATCCGGTCGCCCCTTGCGCTTGATCAAACACAGCCAGGCAGTGCTCGACACCTTCGAGTTGTGTGACTTGGCGGCCTATTTTGGCGACCCGCTGGTGCTGGCGGCCAACAGCCACTGA
- a CDS encoding methyl-accepting chemotaxis protein, which translates to MKWFYDLRIATKLITSFLVVLALTALIGVFSIIQLGLVNNASTEIRDDWMPSVYAASAMRFYAANYRIKEARHILTDVAAEKTQMELEAGEVRKEMDARRLSYEKLISNPQERALFLTFSSDWEAYLVTSKTLFDTSRQNTVEDAKVILRGDSKRTYDAVLGDLEKLVLMNDDGAAAANQRGNDLYASARISIISVLIIALVVGLLLALFISRIISRPLRLAASVASQLSEGDLSAKIEPGSKDETGMVLNAMHTMVGKLSHIIGEVRNAADNLASASEQVSATAQSMSQATSEQAASVEETSASIEQMSASINQNTENAKVTDGMASKAAKEATDGGQSVQQTVVAMKKIAQRISIIDDIAYQTNLLALNAAIEAARAGEHGKGFAVVAAEVRKLAERSQVAAQEIGELSGSSVELAERAGKLLDEMVPSINKTSDLVQEISAASEEQAAGVAQINTAMTQLNQVTQQNASSSEELAATAEEMSSQAEQLQQAMSFFTLDASSQGSKTVRGATKPAINGASAGRKQPRQTPLNRSFAQQTTGPDETEFTRF; encoded by the coding sequence ATGAAATGGTTTTACGATCTCAGGATAGCGACCAAGCTGATCACCTCGTTTCTGGTGGTGCTCGCGCTGACAGCGCTGATCGGCGTTTTTTCCATCATTCAACTGGGCTTGGTCAATAACGCCTCCACCGAAATACGCGACGACTGGATGCCGTCTGTGTACGCAGCTTCGGCCATGCGTTTCTACGCTGCCAACTACCGCATCAAAGAGGCTCGGCATATTCTCACCGACGTGGCGGCTGAAAAAACTCAAATGGAATTAGAAGCCGGCGAGGTAAGAAAAGAGATGGACGCGCGCCGACTGTCTTACGAAAAGCTCATCTCCAACCCGCAAGAGCGCGCTCTCTTCCTCACGTTCAGCAGTGACTGGGAAGCCTACCTCGTCACCAGCAAAACCTTGTTTGATACCTCACGGCAAAATACCGTCGAAGACGCAAAAGTCATTCTCAGAGGCGACTCAAAGCGCACCTACGATGCGGTGCTTGGGGATCTGGAAAAACTGGTACTCATGAACGACGACGGTGCCGCCGCTGCCAATCAGCGCGGTAACGATCTCTACGCCAGTGCCCGTATATCGATCATTTCCGTGTTGATCATCGCCTTGGTAGTGGGCTTACTGTTGGCGCTGTTCATTTCGCGAATCATTTCCCGCCCCTTGCGATTGGCCGCCAGCGTTGCCAGCCAACTGTCGGAAGGCGACCTTAGCGCGAAGATCGAACCAGGTTCGAAAGACGAGACCGGCATGGTGCTCAACGCCATGCACACCATGGTCGGCAAGCTCTCCCACATCATTGGTGAAGTGCGCAATGCCGCTGACAACCTGGCCAGCGCCTCGGAACAGGTCAGTGCTACTGCCCAGTCCATGAGCCAGGCCACCAGCGAACAAGCGGCCAGCGTCGAAGAAACCAGCGCCTCCATCGAACAGATGAGCGCCAGCATCAATCAGAACACCGAGAACGCCAAAGTCACCGACGGCATGGCCAGCAAAGCGGCCAAGGAAGCCACCGATGGCGGTCAGTCGGTGCAGCAAACCGTGGTGGCGATGAAAAAAATCGCCCAGCGCATCAGCATCATTGATGACATCGCTTATCAAACCAATTTGTTGGCGTTGAACGCCGCCATCGAAGCCGCACGGGCGGGTGAGCACGGCAAAGGCTTTGCCGTGGTTGCTGCCGAAGTCCGCAAACTGGCCGAACGCAGCCAAGTGGCCGCACAGGAAATAGGTGAATTGTCTGGCAGCAGCGTCGAGTTGGCCGAGCGCGCCGGCAAGTTGCTGGACGAAATGGTCCCCTCGATCAACAAGACCTCGGACCTGGTGCAGGAAATCAGCGCCGCCTCTGAAGAACAAGCCGCAGGCGTTGCGCAAATCAACACTGCCATGACCCAGCTCAATCAGGTGACACAGCAGAACGCCTCCAGCAGCGAAGAGCTGGCGGCCACCGCCGAAGAGATGAGCAGCCAGGCCGAGCAACTGCAACAAGCGATGAGTTTCTTTACCCTGGATGCTTCGTCACAGGGCAGTAAAACCGTACGCGGGGCCACCAAGCCTGCGATCAACGGCGCTAGTGCAGGCCGTAAACAGCCTCGTCAAACTCCGCTCAACCGGTCATTTGCCCAGCAAACGACTGGCCCTGACGAAACCGAATTCACCCGGTTCTGA